The DNA window ataatataaccgTGTTacagtaaaattaaaataaaatgcaAAATTTCACTGTTCAGTATGAAAATGAGTAAGAATTAGTAGTGACTATCCAACACGGCATGTTTGAAATTTCAAACTTGAAAGGTAATATTCAACACGGCATGTTTAATAGTGGTATTAGCCCTTTtctcataataaatataattaaaccaTTTCTTTTCGATAAATAGACAGTAAAATCGATCTTATATTACAATGAGCATGAGGAACATAATAACATTATTTCTGTTAAAAAAATAGAACTGCTTTATTATATGATCTAATtgactttttcatcaaaaatatgGAGTGATCAACGGTAGCTTGACATGTGACTCCaagaaaaacaagtaaaaataaaaaacttgtaGGTGATTCTACGATATACTCTCTTAAAACGGATGGTTTGATAcggtacgttatagttatttaagatattttacaaaatattaagaaattcagaacaatttacaatataaaaaataatttcaaacaatctattttacacacgtataaaataaaataatcacgcgTACAACACATTATTTGAATGTAGTTTttagcgtgttaaatttttccgAATTTCTAAAAATTTTATAGAATGTctcaaataactataatttagatgactatgagaaaaaatttgactaaaatattatttcggataataaaacaaataaagatatatatcCCTTTTGAAAAAGTCCAttataaaattttccaaaacttTTTATTCTATTATCTGTTgacaaatattataaaataataaaaagtataGAAATgcaaagagcattgctattgggcagcagtggtgcctagcacccttaAGACGTGTCGTATTGCGATTGGCTAGtgatactccctaaaagttattatattaaactatatgtgaCCCAATACTTAAttagaccaatagcgatattgagaGGATGCTTGGGACTACGAGtaacttttagcatttctcaaatgcaaaataaataataataataataataataataagggagAGTTGTGAACTACACGTCTCTTAATTCTTGTACTCAACGAAATATTTAGCTGTAATAAGAAAAACCCAAATCAATTACTAAGTTGTCGTGTTTCTTACTAATTTCCCTTAAAATGAGGTCCTGCGTTTCCTCATTTTTCTTACTAGTATTGCTCCTACTTTTCTCCACCATCGTTTACTTTACACACGCAGCCAGATTCGACATCAAAAACAACTGTCCTTACACCGTCTGGGCAGCCGCCACTCCCGGCGGTGGAAAGAAACTGAACACATACGATGTTTGGGCCATTGACATGAAACCGGGCACTAACGGCAGAATATGGGCACGAACAGGTTGTAGTTTCAATGAGGCTGGAAACGGCACATGCGAAACTGGGGACTGCGGAGGGGTTCTGGAGTGTGAAGGAAGTGGTGGTCAACCGCCCAACACCCTGGCCGAGTTCAGTCTTGACACTGCCAACAAGGATTTCTTTGATATCTCGCTTGTGGATGGGTTCAATGTCCCCATAGACTTTAGTTCCACGTCGGCGCAGTGCACACGGAGTATCGAGTGCGTGGCCGATATAAACAACGAATGCACAGCTGAGTTGAAGGTCAAAACTGGATCAGTTGGTTGCAACAATCCCTGCACTGTGTTTCGAACCGACGAGTATTGTTGTACGTCTGGTCCCGATAATTGTAAGCCCACAAATTTCTCGAGGTTTTTCAAGACTCGTTGCCCCGATGCTTATGTTTACTCTTATGATGATCGGCGAAGCAGTACATTTACATGCCCTACTGGGACTAACTATTCTGTTGTCTTCTGCCCTGACATTAAGCAGAAAGGTCAGGcacaattataattaatttattaattattacttaATCATGATCATGTCTTTAATTTTATCTACATTAATCTCGTTACATATAGCACTTACAGTAGCTTGTTCAAGATGACGagtttttctttctaaaatataGGAGTACACCAAATTTATCTcaaattacatatgaattttattttaatataattttttttttttttgtatgtgtatgtgtgtaAGGAGAGGAAGACACTTACAAGATTAATTAGGGGCTGTACtagccataaaaaaaaaattatatatctatacttatttttaatttgtctACAATTTAcccgttaatttttttttatccctCTTAGAGTATATAGTGTGTATAATTATTCTGTTACATATTTGATTTGATGTAactattaaaattttctttatatattagACACACTACAATATCTATTATTTGCTATTGAATTGTATTAATAGATggtgtaaaattataatatattttcaataaactcgaCCTCAACATTAACTATCGGTTAGGTCCGGCTGAGTCTTGAATTAAGtgttttttgtcataatatattGAAACTGGATCGTATCAGATTCGATTCGAAAAGAATTAGACAGAGCAAAGAGTCGATTAGATCTGAGATCCAATAATGGATCCGAATATTTTAAAGCTCTGACTCGATCCAACTAAATAGATCTTTTTGACATACCTAAAAGAAAGTAATgcatagtgaaaaaaaataaGGGAAATTTGAGCCATAAATAACTATTTCGTTAGATTTCTtgctaataaatatttaattttaaaaaatatcagcaTAAATACATAAATCTCCAACCTCTACTAtaaattaattgtattttttgGTGTCCGTTGTAAACTGATCACACTTATATTTTTAGTGTCACTTCGTAGAAAAAGTTAAATTTTGGTGTCGGTTCTAAACCGATATTATTGAGTTTTAGTGTAGTTTTAAAACTGACACTTAATgtctacatatatatttttttagtgtaagtTTAAAACAGAAACTAATAAGTATAACTGTAGGTTTTAAATCGTGACTAAAAGGggttattttcataaaaaaaaaataattatgaatttctttttttataattttgaaatataaaacttaaaaggttataaacttaaaataagttatacatatcaattaataaatataaaaataatttaaaatttactaataCATTGAGAGACTATTGTTACACAACAAACTACATACtacattatatacattataACAAATACATATTACAGATAATAAATATAgagtataatatatagattacaacaaataaatatattacataagattttatttcataaagtaaaataattaaataaaaaagcctaaatccttttatttttctcattccCGAAGCCACCGCGAccacatcatcatcatcaacgcTCGACCACAACCAGACCATGACCACCACCGCAAGAGCCATCCTTGAAACCCAGAACACAACCAGACCATGACCACCATCACTGCCGCTCAAGCACAACCATACCATGACAACCATCATTGTCGCTCACCTCAACCACCAAAATCAACATTCCAACCAAAAAACCCAGCAAA is part of the Cannabis sativa cultivar Pink pepper isolate KNU-18-1 chromosome 5, ASM2916894v1, whole genome shotgun sequence genome and encodes:
- the LOC115716715 gene encoding thaumatin-like protein isoform X1, which encodes MRSCVSSFFLLVLLLLFSTIVYFTHAARFDIKNNCPYTVWAAATPGGGKKLNTYDVWAIDMKPGTNGRIWARTGCSFNEAGNGTCETGDCGGVLECEGSGGQPPNTLAEFSLDTANKDFFDISLVDGFNVPIDFSSTSAQCTRSIECVADINNECTAELKVKTGSVGCNNPCTVFRTDEYCCTSGPDNCKPTNFSRFFKTRCPDAYVYSYDDRRSSTFTCPTGTNYSVVFCPDIKQKGSVTRFNITNNCPFTVWAAIVPGGGWQLESGQTRSHDMSSDKEGRIWARTGCIFNSTGHGRCDSGDCDGLLECQVNGRAPNTLAEFNLRQNFFNISLVEGFNVPMEFSPTSEQCYQGIKCAADINKQCPMELRDLGGCNNPCTVFNNDQFCCKSSNCGSTSYSQFFKSLCPDAYTYPLDDDSTSTFSCPGRTNYKVVFCP
- the LOC115716715 gene encoding protein P21 isoform X2; protein product: MRSCVSSFFLLVLLLLFSTIVYFTHAARFDIKNNCPYTVWAAATPGGGKKLNTYDVWAIDMKPGTNGRIWARTGCSFNEAGNGTCETGDCGGVLECEGSGGQPPNTLAEFSLDTANKDFFDISLVDGFNVPIDFSSTSAQCTRSIECVADINNECTAELKVKTGSVGCNNPCTVFRTDEYCCTSGPDNCKPTNFSRFFKTRCPDAYVYSYDDRRSSTFTCPTGTNYSVVFCPDIKQKATATTSSSSTLDHNQTMTTTARAILETQNTTRP